From Deinococcus terrestris, one genomic window encodes:
- the purE gene encoding 5-(carboxyamino)imidazole ribonucleotide mutase gives MTDLPATGETGQRPRVGVVMGSRSDFGTMEGALELLARLGVLYEVRVLSAHRTPGLLASYAARAERLNLSCIIAGAGGAAHLPGMLASFTRVPVLGVPVQSRALSGKDSLLSIVQMPAGIPVATFAIGEAGARNAALFAAALLATTDPEVRARLDAFRAAQTQAVLDDPFFDGHPQAGSE, from the coding sequence GTGACGGACCTTCCGGCGACAGGCGAGACGGGGCAGCGGCCCCGCGTAGGCGTGGTGATGGGGTCGCGCAGCGACTTCGGGACGATGGAGGGGGCGCTGGAGCTGCTCGCCCGGCTGGGCGTGCTCTACGAGGTCCGGGTCCTCTCGGCGCACCGCACGCCGGGGCTGCTGGCCTCCTACGCGGCGCGGGCCGAGCGGCTGAACTTGAGTTGCATCATCGCGGGGGCGGGGGGCGCGGCGCACCTGCCGGGAATGCTCGCGTCCTTCACGCGGGTGCCCGTGCTGGGGGTGCCGGTGCAGAGCCGCGCCCTTTCAGGCAAAGACAGCCTGCTGAGCATCGTGCAGATGCCCGCCGGGATTCCGGTCGCCACCTTCGCCATCGGGGAGGCGGGGGCGAGGAACGCGGCCCTCTTCGCCGCCGCCCTGCTCGCCACCACCGACCCGGAGGTGCGGGCACGGCTGGACGCCTTCCGCGCGGCGCAGACGCAGGCGGTGCTGGA